Proteins encoded together in one Bos indicus isolate NIAB-ARS_2022 breed Sahiwal x Tharparkar chromosome 3, NIAB-ARS_B.indTharparkar_mat_pri_1.0, whole genome shotgun sequence window:
- the NIT1 gene encoding deaminated glutathione amidase isoform X1 has translation MAFELRKYLSEEKGFNLMLGFIIRPPHQLLSLLSCPGLRIPRFSVLCAPPRLRTMAASSSFSELPLVAVCQVTSTPDKEQNFKTCAELIREAARLGACLAFLPEAFDFIARDPEETRRLSEPLSGNLLEEYTQLARECGLWLSLGGFHERGQDWEQTQKIYNCHVILNNMGSVVATYRKTHLCDVEIPGQGPMRESNSTIPGPSLESPISTPAGKIGLAICYDMRFPELSLALVQAGAEILTYPSAFGSVTGPAHWEVLLRARAIETQCYVVAAAQCGRHHEKRASYGHSMVVDPWGTVVARCSEGPGLCLARIDLNYLQQLRKQLPVFQHRRPDLYGNLGHPLS, from the exons ATGGCTTTTGAACTGCGGAAATATTTGTCTGAGGAAAAAGGCTTTAATTTAAT GCTGGGCTTCATCATCAGGCCTCCTCACCAACTCCTGTCCCTTCTTTCGTGTCCTGGACTCCGGATACCTCGATTTTCAGTACTTTGTGCTCCACCCAG ACTCAGAACCATGGCCGCCTCATCTTCTTTCTCGGAACTGCCCCTGGTGGCTGTGTGCCAGGTAACATCGACCCCAGACAAGGAGCAGAACTTTAAAACATGTGCTGAGCTGATTCGGGAGGCTGCCAGACTGGGCGCTTGCCTGGCTTTCCTGCCTGAGGCATTTGACTTCATTGCACGGGACCCTGAAGAGACACGCCGCCTGTCTGAGCCACTGAGTGGGAACCTTTTGGAAGAATATACCCAGCTTGCCAG GGAATGTGGACTCTGGCTGTCCTTGGGTGGTTTCCATGAGCGTGGCCAGGACTGGGAGCAGACTCAGAAAATCTACAACTGTCATGTGATTCTGAACAACATGG GGTCAGTAGTGGCCACCTACAGGAAGACGCATCTGTGTGACGTAGAGATTCCAGGACAGGGGCCTATGCGTGAAAGCAACTCTACCATACCTGGGCCCAGTCTTGAGTCTCCTATCAGCACACCAGCAGGCAAG ATTGGTCTAGCTATCTGCTATGACATGCGGTTCCCTGAACTTTCTCTGGCATTGGTTCAGGCTGGAGCAGAAATACTTACCTACCCTTCGGCTTTTGGATCTGTTACAGGCCCAGCCCATTGGGAG GTGTTGTTGCGGGCCCGTGCCATTGAAACCCAGTGCTACGTAGTGGCGGCAGCACAGTGTGGACGCCACCATGAGAAGAGAGCAAGTTATGGCCATAGCATGGTGGTAGATCCCTGGGGAACAGTGGTGGCCCGCTGCTCTGAAGGACCAGGCCTTTGCCTTGCCCGAATTGACCTCAACTATCTGCAACAGTTGCGCAAACAACTGCCTGTGTTCCAGCACCGCAGGCCTGACCTCTACGGCAATCTGGGTCACCCACTGTCTTAA
- the KLHDC9 gene encoding kelch domain-containing protein 9: protein MAGAVGEARGSGWTWRPVAQDPLLARAFHSCTELRGRFYLVGGLLAGGAREPSSETVVFDPAGGQAVRVAARGGPRRSHHDAAPVGGRWLCVVGGWDGSHRSATVTALDTDRGVWEAWTAGSGSCPPAGLSSHTCTRISDRELRVAGREGGTRTQRRYGSIYTLRLDPGARTYCFKEEGCHTASRSGHCAALLQSPGPHPGHQLLLFGGCNSAEPEVAGHWSHGKIKEEPPVAPHLMEKLSRLVSSGQGSRQGPRGLRHHSCSVVGPFAVLFGGETLTRARDTICNDLYIYDTRKSPALWFHFPCADHRLKRVGHRTCLWNDQLYLVGGFGEDGRTASPQVCILDLFI, encoded by the exons ATGGCTGGGGCTGTGGGCGAGGCGCGGGGCTCGGGCTGGACTTGGCGGCCGGTGGCGCAGGACCCGCTGCTGGCGCGGGCCTTCCATTCATGCACTGAACTGCGGGGACGGTTCTATCTGGTCGGGGGGCTCCTAGCTGGAGGAGCGAGAGAGCCGAGCAGTGAAACAGTGGTCTTCGATCCGGCTGGGGGCCAGGCCGTGCGTGTGGCAGCACGGGGCGGCCCGAGGCGCAGCCACCACGACGCGGCGCCGGTGGGCGGTCGCTGGCTCTGCGTGGTGGGCGGCTGGGACGGGTCGCACCGCTCGGCCACTGTGACCGCTTTGGACACGGACCGCGGTGTGTGGGAGGCGTGGACCGCCGGCTCCGGCAGCTGCCCCCCCGCCGGCCTCAGTAGTCACACCTGTACCCGAATCTCCGACCGAGAGCTGCGGGTAGCAGGCCGGGAGGGCGGGACCCGCACTCAGCGTCGTTACGGAAGCATCTACACGTTAAGGCTGGACCCTGGCGCCCGCACCTATTG CTTTAAGGAAGAAGGCTGCCACACTGCTTCACGCTCGGGTCACTGTGCTGCTTTGCTCCAAAGTCCTGGGCCCCACCCAGGTCACCAGCTATTACTCTTTGGGGGCTGCAACTCAGCTGAACCAGAAGTAGCTGGGCATTGGAGTCATGGGAAGATTAAG GAGGAACCGCCTGTTGCCCCCCATTTGATGGAAAAGCTTTCAAGGCTCGTGAGCAGCGGGCAGGGGTCCCGGCAGGGGCCTCGAGGACTGCGCCATCACTCATGTTCTGTGGTTGGGCCCTTTGCTGTCCTGTTCGGTGGAGAAACTTTGACCAGAGCCAGAGACACCATCTGCAATGACCTCTACATCTATGATACCC GGAAGTCTCCTGCTCTGTGGTTCCACTTCCCCTGTGCCGACCATCGACTAAAACGCGTGGGCCACCGCACCTGCCTTTGGAATGATCAGCTCTACCTGGTCGGGGGTTTTGGTGAGGATGGCAGGACAGCTAGTCCACAGGTTTGCATTCTAGACCTCTTTATCTAA
- the NIT1 gene encoding deaminated glutathione amidase isoform X3, with translation MAASSSFSELPLVAVCQVTSTPDKEQNFKTCAELIREAARLGACLAFLPEAFDFIARDPEETRRLSEPLSGNLLEEYTQLARECGLWLSLGGFHERGQDWEQTQKIYNCHVILNNMGSVVATYRKTHLCDVEIPGQGPMRESNSTIPGPSLESPISTPAGKIGLAICYDMRFPELSLALVQAGAEILTYPSAFGSVTGPAHWEVLLRARAIETQCYVVAAAQCGRHHEKRASYGHSMVVDPWGTVVARCSEGPGLCLARIDLNYLQQLRKQLPVFQHRRPDLYGNLGHPLS, from the exons ATGGCCGCCTCATCTTCTTTCTCGGAACTGCCCCTGGTGGCTGTGTGCCAGGTAACATCGACCCCAGACAAGGAGCAGAACTTTAAAACATGTGCTGAGCTGATTCGGGAGGCTGCCAGACTGGGCGCTTGCCTGGCTTTCCTGCCTGAGGCATTTGACTTCATTGCACGGGACCCTGAAGAGACACGCCGCCTGTCTGAGCCACTGAGTGGGAACCTTTTGGAAGAATATACCCAGCTTGCCAG GGAATGTGGACTCTGGCTGTCCTTGGGTGGTTTCCATGAGCGTGGCCAGGACTGGGAGCAGACTCAGAAAATCTACAACTGTCATGTGATTCTGAACAACATGG GGTCAGTAGTGGCCACCTACAGGAAGACGCATCTGTGTGACGTAGAGATTCCAGGACAGGGGCCTATGCGTGAAAGCAACTCTACCATACCTGGGCCCAGTCTTGAGTCTCCTATCAGCACACCAGCAGGCAAG ATTGGTCTAGCTATCTGCTATGACATGCGGTTCCCTGAACTTTCTCTGGCATTGGTTCAGGCTGGAGCAGAAATACTTACCTACCCTTCGGCTTTTGGATCTGTTACAGGCCCAGCCCATTGGGAG GTGTTGTTGCGGGCCCGTGCCATTGAAACCCAGTGCTACGTAGTGGCGGCAGCACAGTGTGGACGCCACCATGAGAAGAGAGCAAGTTATGGCCATAGCATGGTGGTAGATCCCTGGGGAACAGTGGTGGCCCGCTGCTCTGAAGGACCAGGCCTTTGCCTTGCCCGAATTGACCTCAACTATCTGCAACAGTTGCGCAAACAACTGCCTGTGTTCCAGCACCGCAGGCCTGACCTCTACGGCAATCTGGGTCACCCACTGTCTTAA
- the DEDD gene encoding death effector domain-containing protein, with protein MAGLKRRASQVWPEEHGEQEHGLYSLHRMFDIVGTHLTHRDVRVLSFLFVDVIDDHERGLIRNGRDFLLALERQGRCDESNFRQVLQLLRIITRHDLLPYVTLKRRRAVCPDLVDKYLEETSVRYVTPRALSDPEPRPPHPPKTVPPHYPVVCCPASGPQMCSKRPARGRATLGSQRKRRKSVTPDPKEKQTCDIRLRVRAEYCQHETALQGNVFSNKQDPLERQFERFNQANTILKSRDLGSIICDIKFSELTYLDAFWRDYINGSLLEALKGVFITDSLKQAVGHEAIKLLVNVDEEDYELGRQKLLRNLMLQALP; from the exons ATGGCGGGCCTAAAGCGGAGGGCAAGCCAGGTGTGGCCCGAAGAGCACGGTGAGCAGGAGCACGGGCTGTACAGCCTGCACCGCATGTTTGACATCGTGGGCACCCACCTGACACACAGAGACGTGCgtgttctttccttcctctttgttgACGTCATTGATGACCACGAGCGTGGCCTCATCCGAAATGGACGTGACTTCTTACTGGCGCTGGAGCGCCAGGGCCGCTGTGATGAGAGTAACTTCCGCcaggtgctgcagctgctgcgCATCATCACTCGCCATGACCTGCTGCCCTACGTCACTCTCAAGCGGAGACGGGCTG TGTGCCCTGATCTTGTAGACAAATACCTGGAGGAGACATCAGTTCGCTATGTGACACCCAGAGCCCTCAGCGACCCAGAACCgaggcctccccacccccctaAAACAG TGCCTCCCCACTATCCTGTGGTGTGCTGCCCTGCTTCGGGCCCTCAGATGTGTAGCAAGCGGCCAGCTCGAGGGAGAGCCACACTTGGGAGCCAGCGGAAACGCCGGAAGTCAGTGACACCAGATCCCAAGGAGAAGCAGACATGCG ACATCAGACTGCGGGTTCGGGCTGAATACTGCCAGCATGAGACTGCTCTGCAGGGCAACGTCTTTTCTAACAAGCAGGACCCACTTGAGCGCCAGTTTGAGCGCTTTAACCAGGCCAACACCATCCTCAAGTCCCGGGACCTGGGCTCCATCATCTGTGACATCAAGTTCTCTGAGCTCACCTACCTCGATGCATTCTGGCGCGACTACATCAATGGCTCGTTACTAGAGGCACTTAAAGGTGTCTTTATCACAGACTCCCTCAAGCAGGCTGTGGGCCACGAAGCCATTAAGCTGCTGGTGAATGTGGACGAGGAGGACTATGAGCTGGGCCGACAGAAACTCCTGAGGAACTTGATGCTGCAAGCATTGCCCTGA
- the PFDN2 gene encoding prefoldin subunit 2 produces the protein MAENGGRAGKSSGSGTGKGAVSAEQVIAGFNRLRQEQRGLASKAAELEMELNEHSLVIDTLKEVDETRKCYRMVGGVLVERTVKEVLPALENNKEQIQKIIETLTQQLQAKGKELNEFREKHNIRLMGEDEKPAAKENSEGAGAKASSAGVLVS, from the exons ATGGCGGAGAACGGCGGTCGCGCCGGCAAGAGCAGCGGGAGCGGCACGGGGAAGGGGGCGGTGTCCGCAGAGCAG GTAATTGCTGGCTTCAACCGTCTTAGGCAGGAACAGCGGGGCCTGGCATCCAAAGCAGCTGAGCTGGAGATGGAGTTGAATGAGCATAG CCTAGTGATTGATACTCTGAAGGAGGTCGATGAAACCCGCAAGTGCTACCGCATGGTTGGAGGGGTGCTGGTGGAGCGGACCGTCAAAGAGGTGCTGCCTGCCCTGGAGAACAACAAGGAGCAG ATACAGAAGATCATTGAGACACTGACACAACAGCTTCaggcaaagggaaaagaactAAATGAATTCCGGGAAAAGCACAACATTCGTCTCATGGGGGAAGACGAGAAGCCAGCAGCCAAGGAAAACTCAGAAGGCGCTGGGGCTAAGGCCAGCTCAGCTGGCGTGTTGGTCTCCTAG
- the NIT1 gene encoding deaminated glutathione amidase isoform X2 has protein sequence MLGFIIRPPHQLLSLLSCPGLRIPRFSVLCAPPRLRTMAASSSFSELPLVAVCQVTSTPDKEQNFKTCAELIREAARLGACLAFLPEAFDFIARDPEETRRLSEPLSGNLLEEYTQLARECGLWLSLGGFHERGQDWEQTQKIYNCHVILNNMGSVVATYRKTHLCDVEIPGQGPMRESNSTIPGPSLESPISTPAGKIGLAICYDMRFPELSLALVQAGAEILTYPSAFGSVTGPAHWEVLLRARAIETQCYVVAAAQCGRHHEKRASYGHSMVVDPWGTVVARCSEGPGLCLARIDLNYLQQLRKQLPVFQHRRPDLYGNLGHPLS, from the exons AT GCTGGGCTTCATCATCAGGCCTCCTCACCAACTCCTGTCCCTTCTTTCGTGTCCTGGACTCCGGATACCTCGATTTTCAGTACTTTGTGCTCCACCCAG ACTCAGAACCATGGCCGCCTCATCTTCTTTCTCGGAACTGCCCCTGGTGGCTGTGTGCCAGGTAACATCGACCCCAGACAAGGAGCAGAACTTTAAAACATGTGCTGAGCTGATTCGGGAGGCTGCCAGACTGGGCGCTTGCCTGGCTTTCCTGCCTGAGGCATTTGACTTCATTGCACGGGACCCTGAAGAGACACGCCGCCTGTCTGAGCCACTGAGTGGGAACCTTTTGGAAGAATATACCCAGCTTGCCAG GGAATGTGGACTCTGGCTGTCCTTGGGTGGTTTCCATGAGCGTGGCCAGGACTGGGAGCAGACTCAGAAAATCTACAACTGTCATGTGATTCTGAACAACATGG GGTCAGTAGTGGCCACCTACAGGAAGACGCATCTGTGTGACGTAGAGATTCCAGGACAGGGGCCTATGCGTGAAAGCAACTCTACCATACCTGGGCCCAGTCTTGAGTCTCCTATCAGCACACCAGCAGGCAAG ATTGGTCTAGCTATCTGCTATGACATGCGGTTCCCTGAACTTTCTCTGGCATTGGTTCAGGCTGGAGCAGAAATACTTACCTACCCTTCGGCTTTTGGATCTGTTACAGGCCCAGCCCATTGGGAG GTGTTGTTGCGGGCCCGTGCCATTGAAACCCAGTGCTACGTAGTGGCGGCAGCACAGTGTGGACGCCACCATGAGAAGAGAGCAAGTTATGGCCATAGCATGGTGGTAGATCCCTGGGGAACAGTGGTGGCCCGCTGCTCTGAAGGACCAGGCCTTTGCCTTGCCCGAATTGACCTCAACTATCTGCAACAGTTGCGCAAACAACTGCCTGTGTTCCAGCACCGCAGGCCTGACCTCTACGGCAATCTGGGTCACCCACTGTCTTAA